Proteins found in one Agaribacterium sp. ZY112 genomic segment:
- a CDS encoding response regulator has translation MEKQHILVVEDDESLALWIFDYLTEHGFFVSLANRGDLAIELVEEDKPALVVLDICLPEKNGFEVCKALREFYSSPILMMTASGDEGDEILSFELGADDYIQKPVRPRLLLARIKALLRRSNVDSSQLDSSLIFGDLNIDSLSKRVSLKGEDKALSSNEFDVLWALARHAGNVVSRTDLVAQLRGIEYDGFDRSIDVRVSRIRKKLQDSSGAGARIKTVWGRGYLFAAEPW, from the coding sequence ATGGAAAAGCAACATATCTTGGTTGTTGAAGATGATGAGTCTTTAGCTTTGTGGATTTTTGATTATCTTACTGAGCACGGTTTTTTTGTTAGCCTTGCTAACCGAGGTGATTTGGCGATTGAGTTGGTTGAGGAAGATAAGCCTGCTTTAGTGGTCTTGGATATTTGTCTGCCTGAAAAGAATGGCTTTGAAGTATGTAAAGCCCTGCGTGAATTTTATAGCAGCCCTATCTTAATGATGACGGCATCGGGTGATGAGGGCGATGAAATCTTAAGTTTTGAACTGGGTGCCGATGATTACATTCAAAAGCCAGTGCGGCCGCGTTTATTACTTGCGCGTATTAAAGCCCTTTTACGCCGCTCTAATGTGGACTCTTCTCAGCTCGACTCTAGTTTGATCTTTGGTGATTTGAACATTGACTCCCTGTCGAAAAGGGTAAGCTTAAAAGGTGAGGACAAAGCCTTAAGTTCAAATGAATTTGATGTATTGTGGGCTTTAGCTCGGCATGCGGGCAATGTGGTTTCTCGTACAGATCTAGTTGCGCAGTTGCGGGGTATTGAATACGACGGCTTTGATCGCTCGATTGATGTTCGTGTTTCTCGCATTCGGAAAAAACTGCAAGACAGCTCTGGAGCAGGTGCTCGTATAAAAACCGTCTGGGGGCGGGGATACTTGTTTGCCGCAGAGCCTTGGTAA
- a CDS encoding DUF3019 domain-containing protein produces the protein MKLVASEFESVSLELNPQRCIALHRGQRCYQDILFRWKSTRTGHFCLFMRQGGLADEKSLKCWQKQAAAEFHYEFSGEQSSWFFLVDMETKEELASTELDLVWVYKRSKKISSGWRLF, from the coding sequence GTGAAACTTGTTGCCTCAGAGTTTGAGTCTGTCAGCTTAGAGTTAAATCCGCAGCGTTGTATTGCTTTGCACCGAGGTCAGCGCTGCTACCAAGATATTCTTTTTCGCTGGAAAAGTACACGCACCGGGCACTTTTGTCTATTTATGAGGCAGGGTGGCCTAGCCGATGAAAAATCCTTAAAGTGTTGGCAGAAACAAGCGGCTGCAGAATTTCATTATGAGTTTTCAGGAGAGCAAAGTAGTTGGTTTTTCTTGGTCGATATGGAAACGAAAGAGGAACTTGCAAGTACAGAGTTAGATTTAGTTTGGGTGTATAAACGCAGTAAAAAAATATCGTCTGGCTGGAGACTGTTCTAA
- a CDS encoding MipA/OmpV family protein: MLRFLLLNTTLLLVGACLSLPLVAQDIADSVRNQGQHELTDGGYLELGVGLGYVRTPEKVYEEHEEPWVLDLSFAGEFRYKRLFLEAAQGSEDGLNIGFNLWNNESWLFDLLVASISGELIDDDAGPLARNTLYSGAGLRVTHYLNDYVLQYRLLNDIYQDNGLVSTLRAGRAWQYRNWLFHGIVSAQYSSEKTNNYWYGVDSQSNLSSLPEFYAPASTHLSLQLGADYPLSEKIVFRAYAGAKQFPDAIRESPLVDDYNQGYAFLTLNYVFF, from the coding sequence ATGCTGCGTTTTTTATTATTGAACACCACACTGCTTTTGGTGGGCGCCTGCCTAAGCCTTCCTCTTGTGGCTCAGGATATTGCCGATAGTGTGCGCAATCAGGGGCAGCATGAGCTTACCGATGGTGGCTATTTAGAGCTAGGTGTTGGTTTAGGTTATGTTCGTACGCCCGAGAAAGTCTATGAAGAGCATGAAGAGCCTTGGGTTCTTGATTTAAGTTTTGCTGGTGAGTTTCGTTATAAGCGACTTTTCCTCGAGGCTGCACAGGGTTCTGAGGATGGTTTAAATATTGGTTTTAATCTATGGAATAACGAAAGTTGGTTGTTTGATCTCCTGGTAGCGAGTATATCGGGGGAGTTAATCGATGACGATGCTGGCCCGTTGGCGCGCAATACCTTGTACAGTGGTGCAGGCCTTCGAGTCACTCATTATCTAAATGACTATGTACTTCAGTACCGCTTATTAAATGATATTTACCAAGACAATGGTTTGGTCAGCACCCTTCGCGCAGGGCGAGCTTGGCAGTACAGAAATTGGTTGTTTCACGGTATTGTTAGTGCTCAATACAGCTCAGAAAAAACAAACAACTATTGGTATGGTGTTGATTCTCAGTCAAACTTGTCATCGCTACCCGAATTTTATGCGCCTGCGTCTACCCACTTAAGTCTACAGCTTGGTGCCGATTACCCTTTAAGTGAAAAAATTGTATTTCGAGCTTATGCCGGGGCTAAGCAATTTCCCGATGCTATTCGCGAGAGCCCATTAGTTGATGATTACAACCAAGGCTACGCCTTTTTAACTTTAAACTATGTCTTTTTTTAA
- a CDS encoding TonB-dependent receptor plug domain-containing protein — protein MFKAPLQLMSFGLLCSLSSFTKAQEDTESNTLEEETIVLGRLRQGDYSFITEDTEKLVETAGALGDPLGAVFSLPGVVYGSQGQEPAVRGSSPADNAYVVDFLPATHIFHEFGVSVFSEFTLHSFDMYSAGFGPEYGNATGAVFDIRLRKPRQQELSTVIDFSMLRSGIFVESAVTENSAFYFNVRRSFLDLFIPADEFSDEEEGIVMKAVPKDQDYLLKYSWDINEYNNLSVSANGAGDNAAAELTENADFVASNPDFAGDATLDNSAQGQSIVWQRHDDQERKLILAAGNLDDTEKLRWGDDYKQDLDYSQQTLKADYSHPLNTQLAFSVGGQYSNNEIAYDVDQILFVCTEFDPNCDESRRERIKEKDSQGYIEQYYFFDTQWTPVERLSIEIGAQYQSNDYTNEDFVHPRASASFALTDSTRLSAKAGSYNRFPDFETVLPETGNPDLPSPTAQHYTLGVSQDFGDNWNLNIETYYKELENLPLALDADSDTQDQRYIADTSGTAYGVDIMLNKNLSDNWYSWLALSMAKSERTNGQTLKTQNYNLDTPLIFNWVMNWQATSALNLGWRWSIRSGEAYTPIVGVQENPYFEDSVLPIYGEAYSERLPNYNRLDLRMKWDFQSFGKDSALIVDIINALNTQNVEERNLDYKKVNQPGDTPITVDTIGLGLTPALTYRLIL, from the coding sequence ATGTTCAAAGCCCCGTTACAACTGATGAGCTTTGGCCTGCTTTGTAGCTTGAGCAGCTTCACTAAAGCTCAAGAAGATACGGAGTCCAATACACTAGAAGAAGAAACCATCGTGCTAGGAAGGCTGCGCCAAGGAGACTATAGCTTTATCACCGAAGATACAGAAAAACTAGTTGAAACAGCTGGTGCCTTAGGCGACCCACTGGGAGCCGTTTTTTCCTTACCCGGTGTTGTCTATGGCAGCCAAGGTCAAGAGCCCGCCGTGCGAGGCTCAAGCCCTGCAGACAATGCTTATGTTGTTGACTTTTTACCTGCCACTCATATCTTCCATGAGTTTGGTGTCTCGGTCTTTAGTGAATTTACCTTGCACAGCTTTGACATGTATTCAGCAGGTTTTGGCCCTGAATACGGCAACGCAACCGGAGCTGTATTTGACATCCGGCTACGCAAACCACGCCAGCAAGAGCTAAGCACAGTGATTGATTTCTCCATGCTGCGATCGGGCATTTTTGTTGAAAGCGCTGTCACAGAGAATTCTGCATTTTACTTCAATGTGCGCCGTAGCTTCCTTGATCTTTTTATACCCGCCGATGAGTTCTCGGATGAAGAAGAAGGCATAGTAATGAAGGCGGTGCCCAAAGATCAGGACTACCTACTTAAATACAGCTGGGACATTAACGAGTACAACAACCTCAGTGTCAGCGCTAATGGTGCTGGCGATAACGCTGCCGCAGAACTCACCGAAAATGCAGATTTTGTAGCAAGCAACCCAGACTTCGCCGGTGACGCCACACTAGACAACAGTGCACAGGGGCAGAGTATCGTCTGGCAGCGTCATGACGATCAGGAGCGTAAATTAATTCTGGCTGCAGGCAACCTAGATGATACCGAAAAACTGCGCTGGGGGGACGACTACAAGCAAGATCTCGACTACAGCCAGCAAACTCTGAAGGCAGATTATAGCCATCCACTTAACACTCAATTAGCCTTTAGTGTTGGCGGTCAGTACTCAAATAATGAAATAGCCTATGATGTCGACCAAATTCTATTTGTGTGCACGGAATTTGACCCCAACTGCGATGAAAGCAGGCGTGAGCGAATCAAAGAAAAAGACAGCCAAGGCTACATAGAACAATATTATTTCTTCGACACGCAATGGACTCCTGTTGAACGCCTAAGCATAGAAATCGGCGCTCAATACCAAAGTAATGACTACACCAATGAAGACTTTGTGCACCCTCGCGCCTCTGCAAGTTTTGCTTTAACAGACAGTACTCGCCTTAGTGCCAAAGCAGGTAGCTACAACCGCTTTCCCGACTTCGAAACCGTACTTCCCGAAACCGGTAACCCAGATCTCCCCTCACCCACAGCCCAACATTACACGCTGGGAGTCAGCCAAGACTTTGGTGATAACTGGAATTTAAATATTGAGACCTATTATAAAGAATTGGAAAATCTGCCCTTAGCCCTAGATGCAGACAGCGATACTCAAGACCAGCGCTATATTGCTGATACCAGCGGCACCGCTTACGGTGTTGATATCATGCTGAATAAAAACTTAAGCGATAATTGGTATAGCTGGTTGGCCTTAAGCATGGCCAAGAGTGAACGTACCAATGGCCAAACCCTAAAAACCCAAAATTATAACCTTGATACTCCATTAATTTTTAACTGGGTTATGAACTGGCAAGCCACAAGCGCATTAAACCTAGGCTGGCGCTGGTCAATACGAAGTGGTGAAGCCTATACTCCCATTGTCGGTGTACAAGAAAACCCGTATTTTGAAGACTCTGTCTTACCCATCTATGGCGAAGCATATTCAGAACGCCTGCCTAACTACAATCGTTTAGACCTAAGAATGAAATGGGATTTCCAAAGCTTTGGCAAAGACAGTGCCCTTATTGTCGACATTATCAACGCACTTAATACTCAAAACGTAGAAGAGCGAAACCTAGACTACAAAAAAGTTAACCAACCAGGCGATACCCCCATTACTGTTGACACCATTGGCCTTGGGTTAACACCCGCACTGACCTACCGCTTAATACTGTAA
- a CDS encoding response regulator, whose product MIKVALVDDQHLVRQGIAGLLDLSEDIHILWQAENGEQALDRLNKEEAQPDVMLLDISMPKMSGIELLQILRCRGNQLAVLMLTTFNDQNLFMQSLEAGANGFLLKDVSLIKLLDAVKTLADGGFVAEPVVMNELNQGFDRPATIEDLTQKELQILKLIAGGLSNKEIAKSIFLAEGTVKNHISNILAKLHTRDRTRAVLTALNHGLI is encoded by the coding sequence ATGATTAAGGTTGCACTAGTCGATGATCAACACTTGGTCAGGCAGGGCATTGCGGGTTTATTAGATCTTAGTGAGGATATTCATATTCTCTGGCAAGCAGAAAATGGTGAGCAGGCGCTAGATAGACTTAATAAAGAGGAAGCTCAGCCCGATGTCATGTTGCTTGATATTAGCATGCCTAAAATGAGTGGTATTGAGCTGCTTCAGATCTTGCGCTGTCGTGGTAATCAGCTTGCTGTATTGATGCTAACCACCTTTAATGATCAAAATCTTTTTATGCAGAGTCTAGAAGCTGGTGCTAATGGTTTTCTGTTAAAAGACGTCTCTCTTATTAAGTTGCTTGATGCAGTTAAAACACTTGCCGATGGCGGCTTTGTTGCTGAGCCGGTTGTGATGAATGAACTTAATCAAGGTTTTGATCGCCCAGCGACCATTGAAGATTTAACTCAGAAAGAACTACAAATACTAAAGCTTATTGCAGGTGGTCTTTCTAACAAAGAAATAGCTAAGAGTATATTTTTAGCCGAGGGCACGGTTAAGAATCATATCTCGAATATCCTCGCTAAATTGCACACCAGAGACCGAACCCGAGCGGTGCTTACTGCTCTTAACCACGGTTTAATTTAA